In Pirellula sp. SH-Sr6A, the DNA window CGCCACCGACTTTCTCGAATTTATCCAATGCTCTCAAAACAGACGTAGATGCGTGTTCAAGCCCCATCGACTGGAGGAACGCCGTCAAAACTTGGCGGTTGTTGATCCGGATGGCGAAACGTTCGATACCGATGGTTTGCATCAGTTCATGAATCACCAACGCCGTTTCGATATCGGCCACTACCCCCGTCGTACCGATCGTGTCGAAGTCGCATTGTACGAACTCGCGAAATCGCCCCGCTTGAGGTGTTTCCCCTCGCCATACCGGAGCGATGTGGTACCGCTTGAACGGAGTTCCCAACTGGCCAATGTGTTGGGCAGCGAATCGAGCGAACGGGACGGTCAGGTCGAATCGCATGCCAACGGCTCGACCTCCCGCATCGGTGAAGTGGTACATCTGGCGATCGGTTTCATCCGATCCCTTTCCGGTCAACACTTCCAACAGTTCGAGAGCCGGGGTGTCGATCGGGACAAAACCGTAGCGTCGGTAGACTGTTCGAGCCGTCTCCATGAGCTTTTCCCGAGGAATCATCGACTCGGGTAAGAAATCTCGGAATCCCTTGAGGGTGCGAGGCTCGATCAACGCCATGGCCAGTTCTTTCAAAATGTGTCGCGGCAAGGAAAGCTTGCATGCTACCGCGACCGTTCGGATTGAACAACGCGAACTAACGGTCGGACGTGGAACCGCCGAACTAGGACAGGATAGCGAGCGGATTTGGTTCGGGGGATCGGAGCGCGCTCAAGTCGCTGGAATGGAATCGCGCTTCCATGTATTCGGCTACCTGTTCAGCGGTCTCGAAATACATCTCGTAAACGGCGTCCTCGTCGAATTCGCAATTGTCGGTCGAGTAGTCGCGACAAATTTGGGGACGGGTCTCGTAAATACCACAGCGATGATCCGCCTGGAGATGTTTGCAATCGGTGTGAACCAGCAAGTACCACGTTTCGTCCTCGATGAAGACCGAGGCGCGGTCGTGTAGCAGGTACCAACGGATGAAATCCAAGTCCTGTTCGGTCGTCGGTGTGTCGATCGGCATCGCAAAGTAACGGCAGCACTTCGCCGTGCAGTATGCACACAGGACTTCGCTCGACGGCACATCCTCTCGCTTCGGTTTGCGGCCATCGATTGTCTTGGCGGGCAGAAGCTGCAAAGGTGCAAGGGTTGCGGTACTCATCGCATGGAAGTCTTCAAAGAGTTGTTGCGGAATTCAGCCCCGTGCGTCGCTCGCGCGATACCGGAGGAGACGTAG includes these proteins:
- a CDS encoding YkgJ family cysteine cluster protein codes for the protein MSTATLAPLQLLPAKTIDGRKPKREDVPSSEVLCAYCTAKCCRYFAMPIDTPTTEQDLDFIRWYLLHDRASVFIEDETWYLLVHTDCKHLQADHRCGIYETRPQICRDYSTDNCEFDEDAVYEMYFETAEQVAEYMEARFHSSDLSALRSPEPNPLAILS